The Sinorhizobium fredii genome contains the following window.
GCAGGCGACGCTGGTGGCCCGCAGTCGCCACGAGCCCTTCGCCATCGGCGCGGCCATCGAAGGCAAGGTTCGTCTCTCGCCGCCGTCCGGACCGGCGCTGCCGGGCCTCAACGATTTCGCCTTCGGTGCCTATTTCAAGGGCGTGGGCGCCGTCGGCTTTTTCTACGGTGCGCCGCGCAGGCCGGCGGACGGCAACGGCGATCTGTCGCTCTCGTTGCAGATGGACGCCCGCCTTGCGGCTTTGCGCGAAGGGGTGGGCAATCGGATTCGGGCGGCAATCGGCGGCGACACCGGCGCCATCGCTGCCGCATTGGTGACCGGCGAGGAGCGTGCCATCAGCCGGGAAACGGTGGAGACGCTGCGGGCCGCCGGCCTTTCCCACGTCCTGGCGATTTCCGGGCTCAATATGGTGCTGGCGGCGGGCACCTTTCTCATCGGTGCACGAACCCTGCTGAGCCTGGTTCCCGGCCTGGCGGCGAAGCGCCCGATCAAGAAATACGCGGCCACAGGCGCGCTCACCATGGTCTTCCTTTATATTCTGATTTCCGGCGGTGCAGTGTCGGCGCTCAGATCCTGGATCATGATCTCGATCATGCTTGTCGCCGTTCTTTTCGACCGAGTCTCGATCAGCCTGCGCAATGTCGCGCTTGCCGCTCTGATCATCATTGCGTGGTCGCCCTCGGCCGTTGCCGGTCCCGGTTTTCAGATGTCCTTTGCCGCGACGCTGGCGCTCGTGGCCGGCTACGCTCGCTGGCGCGACCATCGGCTGCGGAATGCAGAGGAAAGGATCTCTCGGCGGAGCCTCGGCCAGGTTTCCGGTCCCGTCGTGGCCACGGTCGCGACGTCGCTCATCGGCGGGTTAGCCACTGCCGTCTATGCAGCAGCGCATTTCCAGCGGTTGCCCGCCTACGGACTGCTCGCCAATGTCCTGACGACACCGCTGATCGGCATTCTCATCATGCCCTTCGGACTCTTCGCTATGCTTCTCATGCCCTTCGGGCTCGAATATTACCCCTTGGTGGTCATGGGGCAGGGGCTGGATTGGATGCTTGCGGTCGCGCGCTATGTGGCGACACTCGACGGTGAGTGGGTCACTGGCCGCATCGGCCTCACAGGGTTCTTCCTGCTCGCATTCGGCGGCGTATTGCTCTGCGTGCTCAGAACCCGGCTCGCTTTCGCCGGCGCGGCGCTGATCGTCATGGGCGGGTTGTCCGTGGCACTGGAACGCCAGGCAGAACTGCCCTCAAT
Protein-coding sequences here:
- a CDS encoding ComEC/Rec2 family competence protein, with amino-acid sequence MREGEGPAVMRDAERGAWSLSAADLVVDTRENPQIKAHTAPLARLDRRSSVSPFRFPAAAVAGSLRAMLREEDDFGHGFALVPVLLALGALIWFSLPENVGLAKLAPLLCVFGISTLLCRGKLRAWRPLLLAPAILVAGMLLAVIETRRVDTIVLDGPVTTNLRGTVLSREPDDKGRWRYLVEIVGTSEPKLRKPPGQATLVARSRHEPFAIGAAIEGKVRLSPPSGPALPGLNDFAFGAYFKGVGAVGFFYGAPRRPADGNGDLSLSLQMDARLAALREGVGNRIRAAIGGDTGAIAAALVTGEERAISRETVETLRAAGLSHVLAISGLNMVLAAGTFLIGARTLLSLVPGLAAKRPIKKYAATGALTMVFLYILISGGAVSALRSWIMISIMLVAVLFDRVSISLRNVALAALIIIAWSPSAVAGPGFQMSFAATLALVAGYARWRDHRLRNAEERISRRSLGQVSGPVVATVATSLIGGLATAVYAAAHFQRLPAYGLLANVLTTPLIGILIMPFGLFAMLLMPFGLEYYPLVVMGQGLDWMLAVARYVATLDGEWVTGRIGLTGFFLLAFGGVLLCVLRTRLAFAGAALIVMGGLSVALERQAELPSIAISEDGQLVGLITGEAIATNKARPPEFIFSQWQRALALESHIAPVNASAAGRLSKEGVDRRARTVPGPQPAGRMASGDAVSYLVAAKRGAFTCRKGEWCVGVSREGWTIAVVEAPDAFADLCGRVDLVVAATRRALPACSSGKTLLVTGRTLRQTGAIEVYADAAQPQRMRVVRSFPSTQRPWEQHRRYDWRSDSFSSEAPAF